The stretch of DNA TGCATGGATTATGAATAAACCAATCAACCAAAATAACCCAACAATATGAAATtccttttattattactatttcattaaattcaatacAAGATATAGAAGTGCTATTTTGATTATAGTTTAGAAGAAGACTAACTCATTGaacatataaaattacaatGACGCAATCATTCATTACAATGTCACTTGCTACTTGATACTTATATTACATAGAACATACACTAATGAaatgaacaatcaaaattacTTCATTGATATCTTAATAAATTCCGACAGCTAATAGTCATTGTAATCATCGAAGTATCTTCATCTTGGTCATATGGGTCAGACAATTATGCAAACACCTCGTGGACAGAAATAACCAATGGCTATAACATCAGGATCAACAATTTAACTATCAACTTGTGGGAAGAGTGCAATAACTTTATTTCTTTCGTTGATGACAACGTGCCTTTCCTCATTCGATCTTTTACTTTGTTCCACACTTCAGTTATGTTACCACAAGTTGGAGCAACATGTCCAATAAATTGTCAGGGAGAAGATCCGTTTTTGAGATACCAAACCTTTTGGTTTTCAGCTGCAAACGGACCCagtatttcatctatttttaattgatatttacaatttttaatcTAAGCCGTTGGATACTTTTTGCACCACATGTAGTGTTAATGAATAGAAATGGAGATCTctattttcaagaaaaatggAGACGATCTGGACCTTTTATTTGGGTCAATAAAGTAGTTATCTTTCTTTATTTGCATCAATTAAGGAAGATAAGCGTAAATGGCGGCCCAGCCAGCGAGATATTTATACCATGTTACAACTTTtgcattaataatattttagacaCATCTCACTAGCATTCACCAGAGAGAGTGGGGTCTAGTGCGGAAAACCTAAGCTTCATAAAAAATTCACAACCACTTATAATATAATATGCAAAAGGATCGAGTACACGTTACTTGAAACGGCAACACTCCAAAATTAGCATGGAACacttaaatcaaaattaaatatcacataAATACACGTGGTGGGAGGCTAAGGGGAAGGGAAAAGGCCAACACGACTGTGGGAAGAGAATGGAGAAACGAGACAAATTGGCCAAGAAAGAAACAATGTTTGGAAACCTGAATTTTCACGGCTACTTTTCACGTTAACGTAGAAGCTCCAAATAATAGTGTTCAAGTAGACGTGTGTTTCACATGTATGGCCGCAGTCTATCAAATAATTGTTTCAACGAGAATTTGAATTCCAATTCTCCAGAACGATTAGTCCTGAATTGGAGCTTATTAACCACTTATGCCCAATTATATAGttaaaaaaagtcaaaatttgAGACAAACAACTACAGTTAATTTCCATCCATAGAGAAGCTACATCAAGGTACCCAGTAAAATTATGACATTAGTCCACTCTGTACAAGTATATACTCATTTCAAATGCGTATAGTACAATTATATTAAGTTCTATACATATTACTTGCATGATAATATGGACAAATACTAATGAGATCAAGAGTTGCTATGCTGCTAAAGAAAccatattgttatttttatatatcagtGTTGCATACACAATTTACTGATGTATTTTTTGTCAGAGTACCCACCATAGAAGGAATGTTCTGTAGTCTGTACAGTTAACTCTATACAAGTGGcctataaaaattataaaaacaaaactgGGAGAGGAAATAACAAACATAACTTACATAAGAGATAAAAATTCCAGCAGAAACACTAAAGATCCTCACCTGGTATTGGTACAGAATGCAAAATAACTTGACTCCATAACTATTGCTCTCACTTCAGCAACATTCGTAGAAGCAAACAACTTCAGGTATATCATGCAGTAATGGTATTGTCTTCCTCAATCAGTAGTTCAGAACAATTAGGCATCTTGACAAATTTCTGGAAAAACTAAAACCCGAACCAACAATACCATTGAGTTTGTCCAACATAGCAGTCTCATCTAAATACAGAAGTGTCTGTGAATTTCTATTGTACAGGAGAAAACCCAAGCAAACCCATGTTGTCAATCATAGAAAATGgcattttgttcaaattccactatAATATGTTATAGTGTTGCTAGAGCTACTATTTGACAATACTTTGTACTGAATAACATATTGTGGAACGATAACGACTTGCTCAATTCTACTATTTATAatcgctatttgacaacactggaGCAAACTACTCTGTCGATGAAAAACTGCTTACATAAACCTGTGACTGAATAACTATCTTTCCAATTCTAAAACCTGGAAAAACAGTGAACCCAACTTTTGCCCTTCCCTTATTTGGCCAGGTTAACCTCTTAGTCACATCATCCATGTATACCATAGAGAACTCCACACCTCTTTCCACTTGAAAGATCTCAACCGCAGGATCAAAGGCATGGGACAACTTATGGAGTGTCCATATAGAACTAGCCATCCCAACAAACGCCTCATAAAACATACTCAACAACCTCCACGAATTCAACACTGCTTCATTTTGATCCAAATCAATGAAAATCGATGACTCCATCGAAGGATGGATAAGCTTCTCGTACTTCATCTCGCAAAACCTCGAAAACTCGCAACCTGGGTGAATGCCAAGCAATTCCATTGGATTGCTAGACACATGCTCAAGCAATTGCTTCAAAAAATCATTTCTCTCTTTGTAACCTAAGTCACACAAGTCTCCATTCGACGTCGACTCTTCATTTGCATTTATCTCGGAACTCAATTTGAAACAAAGCGAATCAAAACCTTGAAACATCCCTAAACAAACATAAGACAAAAGTGCATACTGATTATGCCCCTTTTTAGAATACACAACACCAGGATGAACTGCATTTGCAGCTAAACCTAAATCCCACCCAGCTTTCCTCATCAAACCAATCAAAATCTTCGTAAACTTATGAGCAGCTCTACTCGCATCATGCAACAAGGAATCAAAAACCCTAACACTTAACAAAACATCACAACTAGGGTtcatattcaaattcaaactagtattattattattattattactgttACAAAGCTTCTTAGACAAATTCACATTACCCTTTTGAATCTCATTAAGCTTTTTTCTAAGGGAGAAAACCACATCATGCTTCTGCTCAAGTTCCAATTGCAACCGATTCGATACGGTGCCGAGTGTTCGAAGCTTGCTCTGATTCTCTTCCACTTCAGCCTCCAAAGAAGAACCAAAGGGAAAATTCGAAAACGATTCGGGATTGCAATAGAATTTCTTGAATTCAGAGAGTCTTTGAAGATGAGAAACGAGAACTTTATCAGCGTTTTTCACGTTCTCTTCAACGAAAGGAACGTGTGCGCTTTGTAATTGGAAGTAAGAAGCTTCGAAAGCTGAAACAGCGGCGAAAATCGAAGCGAATAGATCGTGCGACGTCGTTTCAGTTAGTAGTTGTTTTGGAGTAAACGACGGTGTCGTTTTGGGTTGAATTAGTGGTGGTGGTGAGTCGGTGGATGGGTTAGGGTCGGGTTTAATGACGACGACTTTTTGATCGGTGATGATTTCCTCGGCGGAGTCGAGGAGTGAGAAACAGTCTGATTCGTCGTTTTCGTCGGCGAAGAATTCGAAggttttggttttaaaagcGAGAGCGAATTTCTGAAACATTTCGGAGATTTGAGGGggtttattgttgttgttgtttggtAGGTTACGGTTGTCATCAATTTCTGGCATTGCTTTGTTTTGTGGAGATTCCAAGGATGGATCTAGAAGCAAATTAGAGAGATGAATAAGAATAAAACTTGATTTGAAGTGGGATACTGCTAATGTTCTTTGAATGTCTTGTAAGGAAGGCCATGTGGGGTTTGGTAATTTTTTGGAGTCATTTTTGTAAAAAGTTTCTGCTTTTTGAGATGCGGCTTAATTTAATTAAGAGGATTAATTCCATTATCAGACCTAAGTTATGATGTTGAAAATCGAAAGGACTATTATTCTTTGTCCTTGTTAACggcaaaataaaagaaaaggataGCGTGGCGTATATGGTAATTCGTTTCCTTCTTGACCGTTAAATCTCTCTaccttttttctttatttataatcattattttttatttttgaaatgctACAAGTTAGCTTGATAACAAGCTAAATATagaaattttaactataaatgcattaaaattttttttttcaacttaatCAAAGTCCAAATTTTGTTATTGTTAATAAGTGTTTTAAAGACATTGTTAGTAAgactcttttatttatataaaaaatttaaatatatatatatttttgttaatcttTTACCTAATATacattttgttgttattttttattctctacAAGTGATAAACGTTAGTTCTTTTCATAATAATCATTAATCACAAGAAAAACTATAGCAACATCAATAAGATCGATACACAAATCATGAATCACAAACACAAATCTCCAGTCACTATATTCATTTGTAGCAACATCAACATTTATTTGGAAGAAGTCTGAATTAGCAGCAACCCTATAATGAAAACTGTTAGAACTAGAATGGGAAACAATGTTCAAGTGAAGGGAGTGAGAGTCATACAAGGAgaaattcaatttttctttttaattgtgatgCATTTCAAAGCCTTATAAGACCTCCACATGTAGGGAGTCATAAGATGGTTTGGTGGTTATGGAGAGTTGGAGTGACAAGGAGGTTATGAGCTCAACTTTCTCTTCTAACAAAAATTAACGACTAAGTATTAACATTGACAATGTTCAAGTGAAGGGAGTGAGAGTCATACGAGGAGAAACTCAAATTTTCTTTGTAATTGTATGACATTTCAAAGCCTTATAAGGCCTCCACATGTAGGGAGTGATAAGATGGTTTGGTGGTTATGGAGAGTTAGAGTGACAAGGAGGTTATGAGCTCAACTTCCTCTTCTAGCAAAAATTAACTACTAAGTATTAACATcgacaatttaaaaaaaaaaaagaaaaagatctTTGTAAGTATAGAAACTTGCTTAAAACGTTTTATTTATGAGACCACTAAAGATTGTAAGTAATTATAGCAATAATCTCTAGAGTGTGGAACATAGCTAATAAAAGGGCTTCTTCCAgttaggaattaaaattaacatagcTATGTTCAAAATTAACCCTTAACAGGGATAAGAACCAGATTTATTTAGTCCACATTCAATCGCTAAAAGTGTGATTAGTGACATTCTTAAAATTGACATAGCTATGTTCAAAATTAACTCTTAACGGAGATAAGAACCAAATTTATTTAGCCCAAATTCAATCCCTAAAAGTGTGATTACTGCCATCCTAAATCTCGGACTTATTTTCAAAGCCTAATTCATCCTTTCTTATTCAAAAAGAAGTAgtaaatcaaaatttcaaaaaattttcgCTTCAAAAACTAATGATCTTTTAAGGATTTCAATCCTGATGACataaattcaaatcacttaatcacaAGTATTCAAGTATGCAATGCAAATGATATGCTATTCAAATTTCAACATTTCTTATGATTGTGgtaccatttaaaaaaatgagtgttagaactatcaagttgtcacaactt from Cicer arietinum cultivar CDC Frontier isolate Library 1 chromosome 3, Cicar.CDCFrontier_v2.0, whole genome shotgun sequence encodes:
- the LOC101508636 gene encoding protein GRAVITROPIC IN THE LIGHT 1 — encoded protein: MPEIDDNRNLPNNNNNKPPQISEMFQKFALAFKTKTFEFFADENDESDCFSLLDSAEEIITDQKVVVIKPDPNPSTDSPPPLIQPKTTPSFTPKQLLTETTSHDLFASIFAAVSAFEASYFQLQSAHVPFVEENVKNADKVLVSHLQRLSEFKKFYCNPESFSNFPFGSSLEAEVEENQSKLRTLGTVSNRLQLELEQKHDVVFSLRKKLNEIQKGNVNLSKKLCNSNNNNNNTSLNLNMNPSCDVLLSVRVFDSLLHDASRAAHKFTKILIGLMRKAGWDLGLAANAVHPGVVYSKKGHNQYALLSYVCLGMFQGFDSLCFKLSSEINANEESTSNGDLCDLGYKERNDFLKQLLEHVSSNPMELLGIHPGCEFSRFCEMKYEKLIHPSMESSIFIDLDQNEAVLNSWRLLSMFYEAFVGMASSIWTLHKLSHAFDPAVEIFQVERGVEFSMVYMDDVTKRLTWPNKGRAKVGFTVFPGFRIGKIVIQSQVYVSSFSSTE